One segment of Carassius auratus strain Wakin chromosome 2, ASM336829v1, whole genome shotgun sequence DNA contains the following:
- the LOC113120458 gene encoding retinol-binding protein 1-like, with product MSPVDMNGFWKLTSNENFDEYMEALDVNVVIRKIASYLIFDKEIAQNGDHFNIKTLTTFRNYHVEFDVGKEFEEDLVGVDDRKCMTMVNWEGDKLVCVQKGEKDGRGWTQWVKGDELHVELRVCGVVCKQVFKKQVLD from the exons atGTCTCCCGTAGACATGAATGGATTCTGGAAATTGACAAGTAATGAAAACTTTGATGAATACATGGAAGCACTAG ATGTGAATGTTGTCATCAGAAAAATTGCCAGCTATCTCATCTTTGATAAGGAGATTGCTCAGAATGGTGATCATTTTAATATCAAGACTCTCACCACCTTTAGGAACTACCATGTGGAGTTTGATGTTGGAAAGGAGTTTGAGGAGGATTTGGTTGGTGTAGATGATAGGAAATGTATG ACCATGGTAAACTGGGAGGGAGACAAACTGGTGTGTGTACAGAAAGGAGAAAAGGATGGAAGGGGCTGGACCCAGTGGGTGAAAGGGGATGAATTACATGTG gaaTTGCGAGTCTGTGGAGTGGTTTGCAAACAAGTTTTTAAGAAACAAGTTCTTGACTGA